One region of Limnospira fusiformis SAG 85.79 genomic DNA includes:
- a CDS encoding helix-turn-helix domain-containing protein: MSDSKFKSPVSLSERELQVVELVAIGLTNQEIAEKLEISKRTVDNHISNILTKTSTGNRVELVRWSLQWGKVCIDNINCCTLPEPESSAELTDSVDETVSSPIVE; this comes from the coding sequence ATGTCCGACAGTAAATTCAAATCCCCTGTCTCCCTCTCGGAAAGAGAACTACAGGTTGTGGAACTGGTGGCGATCGGTTTGACTAACCAGGAAATCGCCGAAAAGCTGGAAATCAGCAAACGTACAGTAGATAACCACATAAGTAACATCCTGACTAAAACCTCGACAGGTAATCGGGTGGAGTTGGTCCGCTGGTCTTTGCAATGGGGTAAAGTTTGCATTGATAATATCAATTGCTGCACCCTACCAGAACCAGAATCATCAGCAGAATTAACTGATAGTGTTGATGAAACTGTATCCTCTCCTATAGTTGAGTAA